A single genomic interval of Lacrimispora sphenoides JCM 1415 harbors:
- a CDS encoding HypC/HybG/HupF family hydrogenase formation chaperone, translating to MCVAVPGKIIQIKGDYAKVNIMDNITDANIKLVDAKIGDYVLIHAGCVIDVLKEDVAEEILTIFSQLQEEQ from the coding sequence ATGTGCGTAGCAGTACCGGGAAAAATAATTCAGATAAAAGGTGATTATGCAAAGGTCAATATTATGGACAACATCACCGATGCCAATATAAAGCTGGTGGATGCGAAAATAGGAGATTATGTTCTCATACATGCCGGCTGTGTTATTGATGTCTTAAAGGAAGACGTAGCCGAGGAAATTCTCACGATTTTTTCCCAGCTTCAGGAGGAACAGTAG
- the hypF gene encoding carbamoyltransferase HypF, with protein sequence MDCGKNKVITKIIKVYGIVQGVGFRPLVYRAAKQYGIKGTVRNVGGYVEIVAQSEEAVLGRFLSGLKENKRGGYEIIKMEAELLPFQEFEDFLIIKSESSVEILVIPPDLPVCPECMRELSQASDRRYQNPFISCMSCGPRYTIMEDLPYDRNRTSMEDFPMCDACREEYTSPESRRFHAQTISCNDCGPYLIYQDKENGFHELSEREAFEKTVKVLSQGGIVAVKGIGGFHLVCSPFLEETVNRLRKLKGREEKPFAVMFPGISEIRKFCLVSEEEKTLLESKARPIVLLSMEQDPMAPSTGNGSLYCGAFLPYTPLQYMLTAELGPLIMTSANFSGQPVIREDGPMLALSSPYLSGVLYNKRRIVRSVDDSVAKIIEGKPQLIRRSRGYVPYPVFLSKEEGKESGTNTGVFAAGGDLKAAFCLCQKGNAVVSQYFGDLEEETVMEEYQRSYEDLARLLRMAPGLAVCDLHPNYHSTHFAKTLGLPVLKVQHHHAHIASVMAEHDLKGPVIGVAFDGTGYGTDGNIWGGEFLICEGSGFIRAAHVSMFPILGGDGSMRDAKKTASCFLLHAGLEAYVQDERICVIKAALEHNVNRVFTSSMGRLFDAAASVLNIGHENHYEGECAILFEKEAVLAERKDIKPADLCFGIKEREGILELDPRPVFEALSTMRNKVETGSLALGFHLALAQATASVCERLERECLSNTVALSGGVFQNSLLTGHTVRLLKEKGFNVYLNSVVPPNDGGVSLGQAYLGNNYLKSDHMDLERTGCHVRSSTGKNNSDKR encoded by the coding sequence ATGGATTGTGGAAAAAACAAGGTCATTACAAAAATAATAAAGGTTTACGGCATTGTACAAGGGGTTGGATTCCGGCCCCTTGTTTATCGTGCAGCCAAACAATACGGGATAAAGGGAACGGTCCGCAACGTGGGTGGCTATGTTGAGATCGTGGCACAGTCTGAAGAGGCAGTTCTTGGCCGGTTTCTATCTGGCCTTAAGGAAAACAAGAGGGGCGGCTATGAAATCATAAAGATGGAAGCAGAGTTACTTCCCTTCCAGGAGTTTGAAGATTTTCTCATTATAAAGAGTGAGTCCAGTGTGGAAATATTAGTGATCCCGCCGGACCTTCCGGTTTGTCCGGAATGCATGAGAGAGCTTTCCCAAGCATCGGACAGAAGATATCAGAATCCCTTTATCAGCTGTATGTCCTGCGGCCCCAGATATACCATAATGGAAGACCTGCCTTATGACAGAAACCGGACATCCATGGAGGACTTTCCTATGTGCGATGCCTGCCGGGAAGAATATACCTCACCGGAAAGCAGGCGTTTTCACGCACAGACCATTTCCTGCAATGACTGCGGCCCTTACTTAATCTATCAGGATAAGGAAAATGGCTTTCATGAACTGTCAGAAAGAGAAGCGTTTGAAAAGACGGTAAAGGTTCTGTCACAAGGAGGAATTGTTGCAGTTAAGGGGATCGGAGGCTTTCATCTGGTTTGTTCTCCTTTTTTGGAAGAAACCGTGAACCGGCTTCGAAAATTAAAGGGGAGGGAGGAAAAGCCTTTTGCAGTCATGTTCCCGGGAATTTCGGAGATAAGAAAGTTCTGTCTGGTCTCTGAGGAAGAAAAGACATTGCTGGAATCAAAAGCAAGGCCAATCGTGCTGCTATCCATGGAACAGGATCCTATGGCACCTTCCACGGGGAATGGAAGTCTTTATTGCGGTGCTTTTCTGCCTTATACACCTCTTCAATATATGCTGACTGCAGAACTTGGGCCTCTTATCATGACGAGCGCCAATTTTTCCGGGCAGCCTGTTATTCGGGAGGATGGCCCCATGCTGGCTCTCTCCTCCCCTTATTTAAGCGGAGTATTATATAATAAAAGAAGGATCGTCCGTTCCGTGGATGATTCTGTTGCCAAAATCATAGAGGGTAAGCCCCAGCTGATCCGAAGAAGCAGAGGCTATGTCCCTTATCCTGTTTTTCTTTCTAAGGAAGAAGGAAAGGAAAGCGGGACCAACACCGGAGTTTTTGCGGCGGGAGGAGATTTAAAGGCCGCCTTCTGCCTCTGTCAAAAAGGAAATGCAGTGGTATCCCAGTATTTCGGAGACCTGGAGGAAGAAACAGTGATGGAGGAATATCAAAGATCCTATGAAGATCTGGCCAGGCTGTTACGAATGGCTCCAGGGTTAGCGGTATGCGATCTCCATCCAAACTACCACTCCACGCATTTTGCTAAAACTCTGGGTCTCCCCGTTCTTAAGGTGCAGCACCACCATGCTCATATTGCGTCGGTCATGGCTGAACACGATTTAAAGGGGCCTGTGATCGGAGTTGCTTTTGACGGGACAGGCTATGGAACCGATGGGAATATATGGGGCGGAGAGTTTCTTATCTGTGAAGGAAGTGGCTTCATACGGGCAGCCCATGTAAGCATGTTTCCCATTCTGGGAGGTGACGGGTCAATGAGGGATGCTAAGAAAACGGCGTCCTGTTTTCTGCTTCACGCAGGCCTTGAAGCTTACGTCCAGGATGAGAGAATCTGTGTGATAAAAGCAGCCCTTGAGCATAACGTCAACAGGGTCTTTACTTCCAGTATGGGACGCCTGTTTGATGCGGCAGCGTCTGTTTTAAATATCGGCCATGAGAACCATTATGAAGGGGAATGTGCCATATTGTTTGAAAAAGAGGCAGTGCTTGCAGAAAGAAAGGATATAAAGCCGGCTGACTTATGTTTTGGCATAAAGGAAAGGGAGGGGATCCTTGAATTAGATCCACGTCCGGTTTTTGAGGCTCTTAGCACCATGAGAAATAAGGTGGAGACAGGTTCTCTGGCACTTGGCTTTCATCTTGCTCTGGCACAAGCCACAGCATCTGTGTGTGAAAGACTGGAGAGAGAATGCTTAAGCAATACTGTAGCCTTAAGCGGCGGCGTTTTTCAGAATTCCCTGCTGACAGGGCATACGGTCAGGCTTTTAAAGGAAAAGGGATTTAACGTCTATTTGAACAGTGTGGTTCCTCCAAACGACGGGGGAGTGAGCCTGGGTCAGGCTTATCTGGGAAATAACTATTTAAAATCCGATCATATGGATTTGGAAAGGACAGGATGCCATGTGCGTAGCAGTACCGGGAAAAATAATTCAGATAAAAGGTGA
- the hypB gene encoding hydrogenase nickel incorporation protein HypB, which produces MSENREIEIMQSVYDKNDQVASQINASLTNNGIYAINVMGAPGAGKTTSLIQIIKRLTDVTSYVIEGDIEADFDTKTLQSLGVKAIQINTGGACHLDSPLIGAAVDELKISDGILFIENIGNLVCPAEFMIGEHAKMLISTVTEGSDKPYKYPLAFEKADLILLNKCDLLPYIDFDEDFFMKGVRALNQTAPVIKVSGKTEEGYEKVVEWIVEKTRSLQK; this is translated from the coding sequence ATGTCTGAGAACAGGGAAATAGAAATCATGCAGTCGGTCTACGACAAGAATGACCAGGTTGCATCACAGATCAATGCATCATTAACAAATAACGGTATTTATGCCATCAATGTAATGGGAGCACCGGGAGCGGGAAAAACCACTTCCCTGATACAGATTATCAAACGCCTTACGGATGTGACCTCTTATGTCATCGAAGGAGATATTGAGGCGGACTTTGATACAAAAACCCTTCAGTCCCTTGGGGTAAAGGCCATTCAGATCAATACAGGCGGAGCCTGCCATCTGGATTCGCCCCTGATCGGAGCTGCGGTGGATGAACTGAAGATCAGCGATGGAATTCTGTTTATTGAAAATATCGGCAATTTAGTGTGTCCTGCCGAATTCATGATCGGTGAACACGCAAAGATGCTGATTTCAACCGTAACAGAGGGCAGTGACAAGCCATATAAATATCCCCTGGCATTTGAAAAGGCTGATCTGATTTTGCTGAATAAATGTGATCTTCTGCCATATATTGATTTTGACGAGGACTTTTTTATGAAGGGAGTCCGGGCTTTGAATCAAACGGCTCCGGTGATCAAGGTATCTGGAAAGACAGAAGAAGGTTACGAAAAGGTAGTAGAATGGATTGTGGAAAAAACAAGGTCATTACAAAAATAA
- a CDS encoding hydrogenase maturation nickel metallochaperone HypA, producing MHEYPITQRIIEIAGEYAEKHHAEEVKVINLVVGDTCGYVASSIELYFDIIAEGTPCEKAKLHIKRVTPELKCSTCGKLFVRKPFTFECPFCKGEGRPTDIGQEFYIKSIEV from the coding sequence ATGCATGAATACCCAATCACCCAGCGAATCATAGAAATTGCCGGAGAATATGCTGAAAAGCACCACGCAGAGGAAGTAAAGGTCATCAATCTGGTGGTGGGAGATACCTGCGGTTATGTGGCCAGTTCCATTGAACTTTATTTTGACATAATAGCGGAAGGAACTCCCTGTGAAAAAGCAAAACTTCATATTAAAAGGGTAACACCTGAGCTGAAATGCAGCACCTGCGGGAAATTATTTGTCCGGAAGCCCTTCACCTTTGAATGTCCTTTTTGTAAAGGAGAAGGACGGCCCACAGATATCGGACAGGAATTTTATATTAAGTCGATTGAAGTTTAG
- a CDS encoding 4Fe-4S dicluster domain-containing protein, producing MSILRMSKTLLKNLLHGPYTVPYPVKRKETYERTRGKIEISVDDCIFCGMCERKCPTGAIQTDKSKALWSIERLQCIQCGYCSEVCPKKCLRMENQYTKPSYGNVRDEYVKCMNTQSPSES from the coding sequence ATGTCTATATTAAGGATGTCAAAGACGCTTTTAAAAAACCTGTTACATGGTCCCTATACGGTTCCATATCCGGTTAAGCGAAAGGAAACATATGAACGCACCAGAGGAAAAATCGAGATATCGGTGGATGATTGTATATTCTGCGGGATGTGCGAAAGAAAGTGTCCTACAGGAGCCATTCAGACAGATAAATCGAAAGCTCTTTGGAGCATTGAGAGGCTTCAGTGTATTCAATGCGGTTATTGCAGTGAAGTATGTCCGAAGAAATGTCTGAGGATGGAAAATCAATACACAAAGCCATCATACGGAAATGTAAGGGATGAATATGTGAAATGCATGAATACCCAATCACCCAGCGAATCATAG
- a CDS encoding nickel-dependent hydrogenase large subunit, with protein MGNRTIVPFGPQHPVLPEPIHLDLVLEDERVIEAIPRIGYIHRGLEKLVEKKDYQQYVYVAERICGICSFMHGMGYCMSIESIMEVEIPERAKFLRTIWAELSRLHSHLLWLGLLADAFGFESLFMHSWKLREQVLDIFEETTGGRVIFSVCDVGGVKKDISSETLNKMKEVLTGMEKELKEAAAVFLNDSTVKLRTKGVGVLSKEAAFELGAVGPMARASGIEMDIRSQGYAAYGQLDFKPITDQGGDCYARTKVRIGELFQSIDLIRQCIAIIPDGEVKRKVTGNPKGEHFTRLEQPRGEVLYYTKANGTKFLDRVRVRTPTFANVPALLETLKNCSLADVPILILTIDPCISCTER; from the coding sequence ATGGGAAACAGGACAATTGTTCCGTTTGGTCCTCAGCATCCGGTGCTTCCGGAACCGATCCATCTGGATCTGGTTTTGGAGGATGAAAGGGTTATTGAGGCGATCCCCAGAATCGGATATATTCACAGAGGTCTGGAAAAACTGGTAGAAAAGAAGGATTATCAGCAGTATGTCTATGTTGCGGAGCGGATCTGCGGCATCTGTTCCTTTATGCATGGCATGGGATACTGTATGTCTATAGAGAGCATTATGGAGGTGGAAATTCCGGAGCGGGCAAAATTCCTGCGGACCATATGGGCAGAGCTGTCCCGTCTGCACAGCCATCTTTTATGGCTGGGCCTTCTGGCAGATGCCTTTGGATTTGAAAGCCTGTTCATGCATTCCTGGAAGTTAAGAGAGCAGGTTTTAGACATTTTTGAAGAGACTACCGGAGGCAGGGTCATATTTTCCGTATGCGATGTCGGCGGTGTGAAAAAGGATATCTCTTCTGAGACCTTAAACAAGATGAAAGAGGTCTTAACCGGCATGGAGAAGGAATTAAAGGAGGCTGCCGCCGTATTTTTAAACGATTCCACCGTAAAACTCCGCACAAAAGGAGTTGGCGTACTGTCTAAGGAAGCAGCGTTCGAACTGGGAGCCGTCGGTCCCATGGCAAGGGCCAGCGGGATTGAAATGGATATAAGGTCTCAGGGATATGCGGCATATGGTCAACTGGATTTTAAGCCGATCACAGATCAGGGCGGGGACTGCTATGCAAGAACCAAAGTCCGGATCGGGGAACTGTTCCAGTCCATTGATCTTATCAGGCAGTGCATTGCCATCATACCCGATGGTGAGGTGAAAAGAAAGGTAACGGGAAATCCAAAGGGAGAGCATTTTACCCGTTTGGAGCAGCCGAGAGGAGAGGTGCTTTATTATACAAAGGCAAACGGAACAAAATTCTTAGACAGAGTCAGGGTCCGTACTCCTACCTTTGCCAATGTCCCGGCCTTGCTGGAGACTTTAAAGAACTGTTCTCTTGCCGATGTGCCGATTCTGATCCTTACCATTGATCCATGCATCAGCTGTACCGAGCGATGA